From Anopheles funestus chromosome 3RL, idAnoFuneDA-416_04, whole genome shotgun sequence, a single genomic window includes:
- the LOC125769338 gene encoding angiopoietin-related protein 1-like has product MHFAIGSVIVLFVVCVEIDSNVTGYGYEMISNRLNSLQGIESDLLTYTNDTVQQLTKMVQLMTRLQTNPGNTNQGPSTPVAVGASCRDVPSSVSGIYRIDPDYPFHEPMTVLCDQQYEGGGWTVIQQRTDGSVNFFRDWKDYKHGFGTLRGEFWLGLEQIHRLTNVAPHELAVLLEDFDGVKAEARYQRFRIAAETLNYAITELGNCNPCGAGDAMRIHLNESFSTYDHDKSKAAFNCAAVFKGGWWFYRCHRCHLNGDYLRGKLTEAQDSQGLMWMEFRGDKYSLKKTKMMIRPIK; this is encoded by the exons ATGCATTTTGCTATCGGAAGTGTGATCGTGCTGTTCGTTGTCTGTGTTGAGATTGATTCGAACGTAACTGGTTATGGTTATGAAATGATCAGCAACCGTCTTAATTCACTGCAAGGCATCGAATCGGATCTGCTTACCTACACAAACGATACGGTACAGCAGCTTACGAAAATGGTACAATTGATGACGCGACTTCAGACGAACCCAGGCAATACCAACCAGGGTCCTTCCACACCGGTAGCGGTTGGTGCGTCCTGTCGAGATGTTCCGTCCAGTGTGTCCGGTATTTATCGTATCGATCCGGACTATCCCTTCCACGAACCGATGACGGTACTGTGCGATCAGCAGTACGAAGGTGGCGGTTGGACCGTGATCCAGCAGCGTACGGATGGTTCGGTGAATTTCTTCCGTGACTGGAAAGACTACAAGCACGGTTTCGGTACACTGCGCGGTGAGTTCTGGTTGGGTTTGGAACAGATCCATCGCTTAACGAACGTGGCACCGCACGAACTTGCCGTGCTGTTGGAAGATTTTGACGGCGTGAAAGCGGAAGCCAGGTATCAAAGATTTCGAATTGCGGCGGAAACCCTTAACTACGCCATAACGGAACTGGGTAATTGTAACCCGTGTGGTGCTGGTGATGCGATGCGTATACATCTGAACGAAAGCTTCTCAACGTACGATCATGATAAGAGCAAGGCAGCGTTCAACTGTGCCGCCGTGTTCAAAGGTGGTTGGTGGTTTTATCGATGCCATCGGTG TCACCTGAATGGAGATTACCTGCGAGGGAAGTTAACCGAAGCCCAGGACTCACAAGGCCTCATGTGGATGGAATTCCGAGGGGACAAGTATTCACTCAAGAAAACGAAGATGATGATTCGACCCATCAAGTGA